A DNA window from Deinococcus sonorensis KR-87 contains the following coding sequences:
- a CDS encoding biliverdin-producing heme oxygenase, translating into MMLPLLKAHTQDLHQRVEQLLAIMADPLPAELYHQQLRQLYRLYNPLEARLSALPLPDALGWPGRLKAPLLEQDLSVLRLSVPDPLPAAALPELPSVAHALGCLYVLEGSTLGGQLIGRHLSRQLQLTAEHGAAFFNSYGVRVGPMWKAFGQVLEQHAAEHGGQAEMLTGALQTFHAFESVLMDAPIPAGAADD; encoded by the coding sequence ATGATGCTTCCCCTTCTGAAAGCCCACACCCAGGACCTGCACCAGCGCGTCGAACAGCTGCTCGCCATCATGGCCGACCCGCTGCCGGCCGAGCTCTATCACCAGCAGCTGCGCCAGCTGTACCGGCTGTACAACCCGCTGGAAGCCCGGCTCTCGGCGCTGCCGCTCCCGGACGCGCTCGGCTGGCCCGGGCGGCTGAAAGCCCCGCTGCTGGAACAGGACCTGAGCGTCCTGCGGCTCTCTGTGCCGGACCCGCTGCCGGCCGCGGCTCTGCCCGAGCTGCCGAGCGTGGCCCACGCGCTGGGCTGCCTGTACGTGCTGGAAGGCTCCACCCTGGGCGGCCAGCTGATCGGCCGTCATCTGAGCCGCCAGCTGCAGCTGACCGCCGAGCACGGCGCCGCCTTCTTCAACAGCTATGGCGTGCGGGTCGGGCCGATGTGGAAGGCGTTCGGGCAGGTGCTGGAGCAGCACGCGGCCGAGCACGGCGGGCAGGCGGAGATGCTGACCGGCGCGCTGCAGACCTTTCACGCCTTCGAATCCGTCCTGATGGACGCCCCCATTCCCGCCGGAGCCGCCGATGACTGA
- a CDS encoding S9 family peptidase — translation MSEPEQTVFPYGAWPSPLTPDAITAGTVGLGGIAVDGPDVYWLEERPSEAGRSVLVRRTPDGAVTDVTPAPSNVRTRVHEYGGRCYVVQDGTVSFSSFTDDRLYRLAPGQEPEPLTPPLDVRYANPTPDLQRQRLIVVREDHRSGDHDPGNALVAVSVGEANPEGGTVLASGADFYAAPRLSPDGTRLAWVEWDHPNMPWDDTRLMLASVEPDGSLTAPQCVAGGPGESVAEPRWSPGGVLHFVSDRSGWWNLYRLRSGVAEALYPMEAEFTRPHWVFGVAQYTFLQEEQLVCAYDQGGRTQLARLEHQDGRWVLLPLLVPFTDASSLQAMNGAVVLLAGAPDRAPCIARVTLGGEVEVLRESARFPLSADDISVPEAVEVPTEDGQFVHAFLYRPRNRRAQGPLGERPPLLVISHGGPTGATTAVLDPAVQFWTTRGFAVLDVNYSGSTGFGRAYRERLKGQWGVLDVQDCVSAAQYVAARGDADPERLAITGGSAGGYTTLCALTFHDVFAAGASHYGVSDVEALAQETHKFESRYLDSLIGPYPQDRARYEARSPIHFTGQLRRPVVFFQGLDDRVVPPNQARTMYEAVRAQGLPTALLEFPGEGHGFRRAENIRAALEGELQFYGQVFGFTPPGLSTTLEIVNVDR, via the coding sequence ATGAGCGAACCCGAACAGACCGTATTTCCCTACGGGGCTTGGCCGTCTCCGCTGACCCCGGACGCCATCACGGCCGGCACGGTCGGCCTGGGGGGGATCGCCGTGGACGGCCCGGACGTGTACTGGCTGGAAGAGCGGCCCAGCGAGGCCGGACGCAGCGTGCTGGTGCGACGCACCCCGGACGGCGCCGTGACGGACGTGACCCCGGCCCCCTCCAACGTCCGCACGCGGGTTCATGAGTACGGCGGGCGCTGCTACGTGGTGCAGGACGGCACCGTGTCCTTCAGCAGCTTCACCGACGACCGGCTGTACCGGCTGGCCCCGGGCCAGGAGCCGGAGCCGCTCACCCCGCCCCTGGACGTGCGCTACGCCAACCCCACACCCGATCTCCAGCGTCAGCGGTTGATCGTGGTGCGCGAGGACCACCGCTCCGGCGACCACGACCCGGGCAACGCGCTGGTGGCCGTCTCCGTGGGGGAAGCGAACCCGGAGGGTGGCACGGTGCTCGCGAGCGGCGCGGATTTTTACGCCGCGCCCCGGCTCAGCCCGGACGGCACCCGGCTGGCCTGGGTGGAATGGGACCATCCGAACATGCCCTGGGACGACACCCGGCTGATGCTGGCGAGCGTCGAGCCGGACGGGTCGCTGACCGCGCCGCAGTGCGTGGCGGGCGGCCCGGGCGAGTCGGTGGCCGAGCCGCGCTGGTCGCCCGGCGGGGTGCTGCACTTCGTGTCGGACCGGAGCGGCTGGTGGAACCTGTACCGGCTCAGGAGCGGCGTGGCCGAAGCGCTGTACCCGATGGAGGCGGAATTCACCCGTCCGCACTGGGTGTTCGGCGTGGCTCAGTACACCTTCCTTCAGGAGGAGCAGCTGGTCTGCGCCTACGACCAGGGGGGCCGCACCCAGCTGGCCCGGCTGGAACACCAGGACGGCCGCTGGGTGCTGCTGCCACTGCTCGTGCCATTTACGGACGCGTCCTCGCTGCAGGCGATGAACGGGGCGGTGGTGCTGCTGGCCGGCGCTCCGGACCGCGCGCCATGCATCGCGCGCGTCACCCTGGGGGGCGAGGTGGAGGTGCTGCGCGAGTCGGCCCGCTTCCCGCTGAGCGCAGACGACATCAGCGTGCCGGAGGCGGTGGAGGTGCCCACCGAGGACGGTCAGTTTGTGCACGCCTTCCTGTACCGGCCGCGCAACCGGCGGGCCCAGGGGCCGCTGGGCGAACGGCCCCCGCTGCTGGTGATCAGCCACGGCGGGCCCACCGGCGCCACCACGGCGGTGCTGGACCCGGCCGTGCAGTTCTGGACCACCCGGGGGTTTGCGGTGCTGGACGTGAACTACAGCGGTTCCACCGGCTTCGGACGGGCCTACCGCGAGCGCCTGAAGGGCCAGTGGGGGGTGCTGGACGTGCAGGACTGCGTGAGCGCGGCCCAGTACGTGGCGGCGCGCGGCGACGCCGACCCCGAACGGCTGGCCATCACCGGCGGCAGCGCAGGCGGCTACACCACGCTGTGTGCGCTGACCTTCCACGACGTCTTCGCGGCCGGGGCCAGCCACTACGGGGTCAGCGACGTGGAAGCGCTGGCCCAGGAAACGCACAAGTTCGAGAGCCGCTACCTGGACAGCCTGATCGGCCCGTATCCGCAGGACCGGGCCCGCTACGAGGCGCGCTCACCGATTCACTTCACCGGTCAGCTGCGCCGCCCGGTGGTGTTCTTCCAGGGCCTGGACGACCGGGTGGTGCCGCCCAATCAGGCGCGCACGATGTACGAGGCGGTGCGGGCCCAGGGGCTCCCCACGGCCCTGCTGGAGTTCCCCGGCGAGGGCCACGGCTTCCGGCGGGCCGAGAACATCCGGGCGGCGCTGGAAGGAGAACTGCAGTTCTACGGCCAGGTGTTCGGCTTCACGCCGCCGGGCCTGAGCACCACGCTGGAGATCGTGAACGTCGACCGCTGA
- a CDS encoding sensor histidine kinase, which yields MTYSDHTNASHLPRTSLPLDVIQAVLDSVDDTMALVGPDGEILAVNHPWQEFMSQNHGEQLSCGVGANYLQVCEGASGPNAAEGLPVGRALASVLNGSVPHFEMEYPCHGPALDRWFVVRIRPLQHGTERYALVTHLDVTARWLTAQRRSDLDVEVAHEVQLRTRNLQAENDELDSFVGAVSHDLRTPLRHLQGFLGLLRQRLEPRGLAEEDLRLLDVLSASSLRLNRMLDELLALARVSRQALSFHQVNLSEVIRDAWGNLTPELQDREVDWQCGELPRVYGEPELLRLAFENLLNNALKYTAGQPVACIQVSCELGISEAVIAVHDNGVGFDPRYASRLFGAFQRLHSDREFSGVGMGLANVKRIVQRHGGRVWAEAQPGRGATFFLALPLQPPPGPG from the coding sequence ATGACCTATTCCGACCACACCAACGCTTCGCACCTGCCCCGGACCTCGCTGCCGCTGGATGTCATCCAGGCGGTCCTGGACAGTGTGGACGACACCATGGCGCTGGTCGGACCGGACGGTGAGATTCTGGCGGTCAACCATCCGTGGCAGGAGTTCATGTCACAGAACCATGGCGAGCAGCTGTCGTGTGGCGTCGGAGCCAACTACCTGCAGGTCTGCGAGGGGGCCAGCGGCCCGAACGCCGCCGAGGGCCTGCCGGTGGGACGCGCCCTTGCCAGCGTGCTGAACGGTAGCGTGCCTCACTTCGAGATGGAGTACCCGTGTCACGGCCCTGCCCTCGACCGCTGGTTTGTGGTCCGCATTCGGCCACTGCAGCATGGCACCGAGCGGTACGCGCTGGTGACGCACCTGGACGTGACGGCGCGCTGGCTGACCGCCCAGCGCCGCAGCGATCTGGATGTGGAGGTGGCGCACGAGGTGCAGCTGCGCACCCGCAACCTCCAGGCGGAGAACGACGAGCTCGACAGCTTTGTGGGGGCCGTCTCGCACGACCTGAGAACGCCGCTGCGGCACCTGCAGGGCTTCCTGGGCCTGCTGCGGCAGCGGCTGGAACCGCGCGGGCTGGCCGAGGAGGACCTGCGGCTGCTGGACGTGCTGAGTGCGTCATCGCTGCGCCTGAACCGCATGCTGGACGAGCTGCTGGCCCTGGCGCGGGTGTCCCGTCAGGCGCTCTCGTTCCATCAGGTCAACCTCTCGGAGGTGATCCGCGACGCCTGGGGCAACCTGACGCCCGAACTTCAGGACCGGGAGGTGGACTGGCAGTGCGGCGAGCTGCCCCGGGTCTACGGGGAGCCGGAGCTGCTGCGGCTGGCCTTCGAGAACCTGCTGAACAATGCGCTGAAGTACACGGCCGGTCAGCCGGTGGCCTGCATCCAGGTGTCGTGCGAGCTCGGCATCAGCGAGGCGGTGATCGCCGTGCACGACAACGGGGTGGGCTTCGATCCGCGCTACGCCTCGCGGCTGTTCGGGGCGTTCCAGCGGCTGCACAGCGACCGCGAGTTCTCCGGCGTGGGGATGGGTCTGGCCAACGTCAAGCGCATCGTGCAGCGGCACGGGGGCCGGGTCTGGGCCGAGGCGCAGCCGGGCAGGGGCGCCACCTTCTTCCTGGCGCTGCCGCTGCAGCCGCCTCCGGGGCCCGGATAA
- a CDS encoding ABC transporter permease: MLIYILRRLALMLFVLWGVTLAAFVISHVVPADPAAAALGNNAREQQLQDFRVRNGLDKPMVVQYAVYMERLAQGDLGTSLRTQSGIAADLRQFFPATLELTLVAVVFALIIGLPLGMLAALRHNRPPDLLARIFALVGGATPVYWLAILALNIFHERLGWLPGPGRIDAYSLAPPVHSGLVTVDALLAHDGEVFVDALRHLILPGLVLGAFSAALLTRMTRSAMLEVLGQDYIRTARSKGLNGQRVIWKHALRNAALPILTVLGSLFGSLLTGAVLTETIFSWPGIGSYATSSAVSLDFPAVMGVTLVAGLAYSLVNLLVDLLYVTLDPRISFS, translated from the coding sequence CTGCTCATCTACATACTCCGGCGCCTGGCCCTGATGCTGTTTGTGCTGTGGGGCGTCACGCTGGCGGCCTTTGTGATCTCACACGTGGTCCCGGCGGACCCGGCGGCAGCGGCGCTCGGCAACAACGCCCGTGAGCAGCAGCTTCAGGACTTCCGGGTGCGCAACGGCCTGGACAAGCCGATGGTGGTGCAGTACGCGGTCTACATGGAGCGGCTGGCCCAGGGTGACCTGGGCACTTCGCTGCGCACCCAGAGCGGCATTGCGGCCGACCTGCGGCAGTTCTTTCCGGCCACCCTGGAGCTGACGCTGGTGGCGGTGGTGTTCGCGCTGATCATCGGCCTGCCGCTCGGCATGCTGGCGGCGCTGCGCCACAACCGGCCGCCGGACCTGCTGGCGCGCATCTTCGCGCTGGTGGGCGGGGCCACCCCGGTGTACTGGCTGGCGATCCTGGCGCTGAACATCTTCCACGAGCGGCTCGGCTGGTTGCCGGGGCCGGGCCGCATCGACGCGTACAGCCTCGCGCCGCCGGTCCACAGCGGGCTGGTGACGGTGGACGCGCTGCTGGCCCACGACGGTGAGGTGTTCGTGGACGCGCTGCGGCACCTGATTCTGCCGGGGCTGGTGCTGGGCGCCTTCTCGGCGGCGCTGCTGACCCGCATGACCAGAAGCGCCATGCTGGAGGTGCTGGGCCAGGACTACATCCGCACGGCGCGGTCCAAGGGCCTGAACGGGCAGCGGGTGATCTGGAAGCATGCCCTGCGCAACGCCGCCCTGCCGATCCTGACGGTGCTGGGCAGCCTGTTCGGCAGCCTGCTGACCGGCGCGGTGCTGACCGAGACCATCTTCTCGTGGCCGGGCATCGGCAGCTACGCCACCAGTTCGGCCGTCAGCCTGGACTTCCCGGCGGTGATGGGCGTGACGCTGGTGGCCGGGCTGGCCTACTCGCTGGTGAACCTGCTGGTGGACCTGCTGTACGTGACCCTCGACCCCAGGATCAGCTTCTCATGA
- a CDS encoding response regulator gives MSERSAVEILLVEDNPADVFLTEAAFEAAGVAVQLHLARDGVEALDLLTPPGGDGPGLSPRLVLLDLNMPRKNGFEVLNALKANDQTRHLPVVILTTSAAQSDVERCYQLQANAYVTKPSGLDEFIEFIRVLERYWLQVVRLPEPV, from the coding sequence ATGTCTGAGCGCAGCGCGGTCGAGATTCTGCTGGTCGAGGACAACCCGGCCGACGTGTTCCTGACCGAGGCCGCCTTTGAGGCGGCCGGGGTGGCGGTGCAGCTGCATCTGGCCCGCGACGGGGTGGAGGCGCTGGATCTGCTGACCCCGCCCGGCGGGGACGGCCCCGGCCTGTCGCCGCGGCTGGTGCTCCTGGACCTGAACATGCCGCGCAAGAACGGCTTCGAAGTGCTGAATGCCCTGAAGGCCAACGACCAGACCCGGCACCTGCCGGTGGTGATCCTGACCACCTCTGCCGCCCAGAGTGACGTGGAGCGCTGCTACCAGCTGCAGGCCAACGCCTACGTCACCAAACCGAGCGGCCTGGACGAGTTCATCGAGTTTATCCGGGTGCTGGAACGCTACTGGCTGCAGGTGGTGCGGCTGCCCGAACCAGTCTGA
- a CDS encoding ABC transporter substrate-binding protein, giving the protein MKRLIPASGSVRPSRLAGRLLAAALALSLPMAAAESARQSTLVIGGDFSDLITLDPGVSYEFTGSLITGNLYDTLVGFEGNDLSKVRPRLASSWKVTPTATGSQITFTLRPATFSTGRPVTSADVVYSMNRVISLKTPSSFLLTDVANLKVGSVTAPNPTTVVFNIPKTANPNIVLALLTFNVGGIIDSTEAKAHEQNGDFGSAWLRDHSAGSGPFVLNRWDRSAQVALDANPKAFRRSINIKRVILRYMLESSAQQTALNSGEIDVAWDYTPDAFKAAQSNPKLKALKTSTFQMAYLGMNSAKGSPFEDPRVREAVRYAIDQDGIIKSLLQGLGRKVQTIIPLGLAGSNTATPYAYDPAKAKALLAAAGKPNGFDVDFLVSTGSCSGGVPCQDLAAKVQSDLAKVGIRANIKQMVNAELLTTYRAQKAPLIQVAWSPDYPDADGNGTPLADYNAHSLAWRNSWNNAQASKLAQSAAVEVDQSKRVALYKQLTELMVKEGPYAILYQPYKPVVASASVLGFVRNANGDVQFEKISKK; this is encoded by the coding sequence ATGAAGCGACTGATCCCGGCGTCCGGTTCCGTCCGTCCCTCGCGTCTCGCCGGCCGGCTGCTGGCTGCCGCCCTGGCGCTCAGCCTGCCGATGGCCGCTGCCGAGTCGGCCCGCCAGAGCACGCTGGTCATCGGCGGCGACTTCTCGGACCTGATCACCCTCGACCCCGGCGTGTCCTACGAATTCACCGGCTCGCTGATCACCGGCAACCTCTACGACACCCTGGTGGGCTTTGAGGGCAACGACCTGAGCAAGGTGCGGCCCCGGCTCGCCAGCAGCTGGAAGGTCACGCCCACCGCCACCGGGTCACAGATCACCTTCACGCTGCGGCCCGCCACCTTCTCCACCGGCCGGCCGGTCACGTCGGCCGACGTGGTGTACTCGATGAACCGGGTGATCTCGCTCAAGACGCCCAGCAGCTTCCTGCTGACCGACGTGGCGAACTTGAAGGTCGGGTCGGTGACGGCCCCCAACCCTACCACCGTGGTGTTCAACATTCCCAAGACCGCCAACCCCAACATCGTGCTGGCGCTGCTGACCTTCAACGTGGGCGGCATCATCGACAGCACCGAGGCCAAGGCGCACGAGCAGAACGGCGACTTCGGCTCTGCCTGGCTGCGCGATCACAGCGCCGGTTCCGGGCCGTTCGTGCTGAACCGCTGGGACCGCAGTGCACAGGTGGCGCTGGACGCCAACCCCAAGGCGTTCCGCCGCTCCATCAATATCAAGCGGGTGATCCTGCGCTACATGCTGGAATCGTCGGCGCAGCAGACCGCTCTGAACAGTGGCGAGATCGACGTGGCCTGGGACTACACCCCGGACGCCTTCAAGGCCGCGCAGAGCAACCCCAAGCTCAAGGCGCTCAAGACCAGCACCTTCCAGATGGCCTACCTGGGCATGAACTCGGCCAAGGGCTCGCCGTTCGAGGATCCCCGCGTGCGCGAGGCGGTGCGGTACGCCATTGACCAGGACGGCATCATCAAGAGCCTGCTGCAGGGCCTGGGGCGCAAGGTGCAGACCATCATTCCTTTGGGGCTGGCCGGGTCCAATACCGCCACGCCCTACGCCTACGACCCGGCCAAAGCCAAGGCGCTGCTGGCGGCGGCCGGCAAGCCCAACGGCTTTGACGTGGACTTCCTGGTCAGCACCGGCTCGTGTTCCGGCGGCGTGCCGTGCCAGGACCTGGCTGCCAAGGTCCAGTCGGACCTGGCCAAGGTGGGCATCCGCGCCAACATCAAGCAGATGGTCAACGCTGAGCTGCTGACCACCTACCGCGCCCAGAAGGCGCCGCTGATCCAGGTGGCCTGGAGCCCCGACTACCCCGACGCGGACGGCAACGGCACCCCGCTGGCCGACTACAACGCCCACTCGCTGGCGTGGCGCAACAGCTGGAACAATGCGCAGGCGAGCAAGCTGGCGCAGTCGGCGGCCGTCGAGGTGGACCAGTCCAAGCGGGTGGCGCTGTACAAGCAGCTGACCGAGCTGATGGTCAAGGAAGGCCCCTACGCCATCCTGTACCAGCCGTACAAGCCGGTGGTGGCGAGCGCGTCGGTGCTGGGCTTTGTGCGTAACGCCAACGGCGACGTGCAGTTCGAGAAGATCAGCAAGAAGTAA
- the nikC gene encoding nickel transporter permease encodes MTARTTWLNDRRSTPRRLLRNPGALTGLVMLAILLLCALLLPPLLGSPLAQNLDLRLRPPSAAHPFGTDQLGRDVLSRTMNGARLSLGLGVSVMLASLLIGSVIGLMAGLLRGWWDEALMRLTDIFLAFPSLILAMAISAALGPNLINVMIAVALVSWPTYARLIRAQVLALREQEFIQAAQALGSSPSRVALRHLLPNSVAPLLIQASFDVGSAILTAAGLGFIGFGAQPPTPEWGAMVSETRNYIAQAPWASSAPALAILFTVLAFNLIGDGLRDVLDPRGR; translated from the coding sequence ATGACGGCCCGGACCACCTGGCTGAACGACCGGCGCTCCACCCCACGCCGGCTGCTGCGCAACCCCGGCGCCCTGACCGGGCTGGTGATGCTGGCCATTCTGCTGCTGTGCGCGCTGCTGCTGCCACCGCTGCTCGGCAGCCCGCTGGCCCAGAACCTCGACCTGCGGCTGCGGCCCCCCTCCGCCGCCCACCCCTTCGGCACCGATCAGCTGGGCCGCGACGTGCTGTCGCGCACCATGAACGGGGCCCGGCTGTCGCTGGGGCTGGGCGTCAGCGTGATGCTGGCCTCCCTGCTGATCGGCTCGGTGATCGGGCTGATGGCGGGGCTGCTGCGCGGCTGGTGGGACGAGGCGCTGATGCGCCTGACCGACATCTTCCTGGCGTTTCCCAGCCTGATCCTGGCGATGGCGATCTCGGCAGCGCTGGGGCCCAACCTGATCAACGTGATGATCGCGGTGGCGCTGGTGTCGTGGCCCACCTACGCCCGGCTGATCCGCGCCCAGGTGCTGGCCCTGCGCGAGCAGGAGTTTATCCAGGCGGCGCAGGCACTCGGCAGCTCGCCCTCTCGGGTGGCCCTGCGGCACCTGCTGCCCAACAGCGTGGCGCCGCTGCTGATCCAGGCGAGCTTCGACGTGGGCAGCGCCATCCTGACGGCCGCCGGGCTGGGGTTCATCGGTTTCGGGGCGCAGCCGCCCACCCCGGAGTGGGGCGCCATGGTCTCGGAAACGCGCAACTACATTGCCCAGGCGCCCTGGGCGTCCAGCGCCCCGGCCCTGGCCATTCTGTTCACGGTACTGGCCTTCAACCTGATCGGAGACGGCCTGCGCGACGTGCTGGACCCCAGAGGACGATGA
- a CDS encoding ATP-binding protein, producing the protein MTDADLLSPQYLGGPTVDTTNCEREPIHIPGSVQPHGVLLVLSHDLTILQASANARTLLGLDPDELLGQPLGHVAEQREVQALRRFLDSGGYAGGQFTSTLRFGPRRELDATVQRSGDRLLLELEPRDPDTSSEFYHVIKNALSALETAPDLASLTQRAAEQVRALTGFDRVMIYRFAPDDSGLVIAEAKQPELHPFLGHRFPESDIPRQARALYVQHLIRLTADVNAAPAPLVPVLDPESGQPVNLGGAVLRSTSPVHLQYLRNMGVGSSLSVSIVQDGRLWGLISCHHTTGRVISQPTRSALEFLARVLNLQVKAKLEQEIAQFRQQRQEVQRRIADRLSSSLTPLQTLAEPDLGLMTLLDCGGLAMHFDGQLQLMGQTPAPEQVMALIQWLREQPNDLYATDALSSEWPPAEADERVASGLLAISVSGGWQEALLWFRPELPQTVAWGGDPTKPVERAADGSAQLTPRHSFDTYIQQVRGRSEPWHQGEIAEAQDLRRALTSAVGERLTMLRSLNDQLGRANDRLNRANTEWREYAFVMSHDLQEPLRLISNFLELFGVRFGGQLDASAEKMIEFTLGEAERLRSLIRDLYSYTELSAGAPPRRAEVDLNAVLQQLQRELAAAIASSGARITVDPLPQVQGNAARLQQALCHLLDNAIKFSRPDTPLVHVSAKRVTEGWAIRVHDQGPGIAPEYHDKIFTVFQRLGKREDSVGNGIGLAIARKIAELHGGSLSVSSGVGHGSTFTLTLPDDQPSPGPHV; encoded by the coding sequence ATGACTGATGCCGACCTGCTGTCCCCGCAGTACCTGGGTGGCCCCACCGTGGACACCACCAACTGCGAGCGTGAACCGATCCACATCCCCGGCTCGGTGCAGCCGCACGGGGTGCTGCTGGTGCTGTCCCATGACCTGACGATCCTCCAGGCGAGCGCCAACGCCCGCACCCTGCTGGGGCTGGACCCCGACGAACTGCTGGGTCAGCCGCTGGGTCACGTGGCCGAGCAGCGCGAGGTGCAGGCGCTGCGGCGCTTTCTGGACAGCGGCGGCTACGCGGGCGGACAGTTCACGTCCACCCTGCGCTTCGGCCCGCGCCGCGAGCTGGACGCCACGGTGCAGCGCTCCGGCGACCGACTGCTGCTGGAACTGGAGCCGCGCGACCCGGACACCTCGTCCGAGTTCTACCACGTGATCAAGAACGCGCTCTCGGCGCTGGAAACGGCCCCGGACCTGGCCAGCCTGACCCAAAGGGCTGCCGAGCAGGTGCGCGCCCTGACCGGCTTTGACCGGGTGATGATCTACCGCTTTGCCCCGGATGACAGCGGGCTGGTGATCGCGGAGGCGAAGCAGCCGGAGCTGCACCCCTTCCTGGGTCACCGCTTCCCGGAGTCGGACATTCCCCGGCAGGCGCGCGCGCTGTACGTGCAGCACCTGATCCGGCTGACCGCCGACGTCAACGCGGCCCCGGCCCCGCTGGTCCCGGTGCTGGACCCGGAGAGCGGCCAGCCGGTCAACCTGGGCGGCGCAGTGCTGCGCAGCACCAGCCCGGTGCACCTGCAGTACCTGCGGAACATGGGGGTCGGCTCCAGCCTGTCAGTGTCGATCGTGCAGGACGGCCGGCTGTGGGGCCTGATCTCCTGTCATCACACCACCGGGCGCGTGATCTCGCAGCCCACCCGTTCGGCGCTGGAGTTCCTGGCCCGGGTGCTGAACCTGCAGGTCAAGGCCAAGCTGGAACAGGAGATCGCCCAGTTCCGGCAGCAGCGCCAGGAGGTGCAGCGCCGCATCGCGGACCGGCTGTCGTCCTCGCTGACCCCGCTGCAGACGCTGGCCGAGCCGGACCTGGGGTTGATGACGCTGCTCGACTGCGGCGGCCTGGCGATGCACTTCGATGGTCAGCTGCAGCTGATGGGCCAGACCCCCGCGCCGGAGCAGGTCATGGCGCTGATTCAGTGGCTGCGGGAGCAGCCGAATGACCTGTATGCCACCGACGCGCTCAGCAGCGAGTGGCCGCCGGCCGAGGCGGACGAGCGGGTCGCCAGCGGTCTGCTGGCCATCAGCGTGTCGGGTGGCTGGCAGGAGGCGCTGCTGTGGTTCCGTCCGGAGCTCCCTCAGACGGTGGCGTGGGGGGGCGACCCCACCAAGCCGGTGGAGCGGGCCGCCGACGGCAGCGCCCAGCTGACGCCGCGCCACTCCTTCGACACCTACATCCAGCAGGTGCGGGGGCGCTCCGAGCCGTGGCACCAGGGCGAGATCGCGGAGGCGCAGGACCTGCGGCGGGCGCTGACCAGCGCGGTGGGCGAGCGGCTCACGATGCTGCGCAGCCTCAACGATCAGCTGGGCCGCGCCAATGACCGCCTGAACCGCGCCAACACGGAGTGGCGCGAGTACGCGTTCGTGATGTCGCATGACCTGCAGGAACCGCTGCGGCTGATCTCCAACTTCCTGGAGCTGTTCGGGGTGCGCTTCGGTGGTCAGCTGGACGCCAGCGCCGAGAAGATGATCGAGTTCACGCTGGGCGAGGCTGAACGGCTGCGCTCGCTGATCCGCGACCTGTACAGCTATACCGAGCTGAGCGCCGGAGCCCCGCCGCGCCGCGCCGAGGTGGACCTGAACGCGGTGCTGCAGCAGCTTCAGAGGGAACTGGCGGCGGCCATCGCCTCCAGCGGCGCGCGCATCACGGTGGACCCGCTGCCCCAGGTGCAGGGCAACGCCGCGCGGCTGCAGCAGGCGCTGTGTCACCTGCTGGACAACGCCATCAAGTTCAGCCGCCCCGACACCCCGCTGGTGCATGTCAGCGCCAAGCGGGTGACGGAAGGCTGGGCCATCCGGGTGCACGACCAGGGACCCGGCATCGCGCCGGAGTACCACGACAAGATCTTCACGGTGTTCCAGCGGCTGGGCAAGCGCGAGGACTCGGTCGGCAACGGCATCGGGCTGGCCATCGCCCGCAAGATCGCCGAGCTGCACGGCGGCAGCCTGAGCGTGTCGTCCGGGGTCGGGCACGGCTCCACCTTCACGCTCACCTTGCCGGACGACCAGCCGTCCCCGGGGCCGCATGTCTGA